The Pandoraea vervacti DNA window CGGAGAACGTCGGTGATTTTCGCCTGATGGACCGGCGAGTCGTGAATGCGATCCGGCGACTGCCCGAGCGCCGCCGCTTCATGAAGGGCCTGTTCGCATGGGTGGGGTTTCGCACCCAAATCGTGGAATACGTGCGCGAGCCACGCAGCGCGGGCGAGTCGAAGTTCTCCGGATGGCGCCTGTGGAACTTCGCACTCGAAGGCATTACCAGCTTCAGCACCGTGCCGCTTCGCTGCTGGACTTACATCGGCGTCTCGCTCGCCCTGCTCTCGCTCGCTTACGGCAGCTACATCGCCCTGCGCACGATCATTCACGGGGTAGACGTGCCCGGCTACGCATCGCTGCTTGTCGGGGTTCTGTTCCTTGGCGGAATTCAACTCGTGGGCATCGGCGTGATCGGCGAGTATGTCGGACGCATCTATTACGAATCGAAGGGACGTCCGCTGTATCTCGTACGCTGGCGTTATCAGACGGGCGTAAAGATCAGTCACCTGCCGTCGCGCGCCGGCATGCGCGTACAGCCGCGCCCCGTCACACGCGCCGATATGTCCAGTAACGATGGAGCAGGAAAGTCGTCGGCGGCACGATCAGCACGACCGCCGCGATCCCGCTCCAATGGTTGCCTCCCAGATGCTCGACCGTTCGTGCGACGACTGTCGTGAGCATCAGTCCGAACACCGACACCGGCAGGAATCGCGCGAGGCTCGTGCGGTGTACGCGCGCAGAAAAGCTCCATAGCGTATTAAGCAGATAGGAGCACGGCGTCGCGACGCAGAATGCGACGGCATTGGCGAGTACCGAACCCGCGCCGAACGCCTCGATCAGCGTGATCGCCACGATCACATGCACGGCCGTTGAAATCGCGCCGGACACTCCGAACCGCATCAATGGCACCACCAGCGTGCGCACATGCGGCGACGCGCGCAGGCGTTGCAGGCGCGTGGCGCCTTCTTGAGCAGATATCTGACGCGAGTCCGGCATCGTTTCGGTCACGCTGGCAAGTGAGTTCGGCGTTGGTTCACCTGACGATACCAGCACACGCGCGAGTTGCCACGAAATGTTTGCAATGCAACATGGAGGCACGGCCCCGTCAGGGTTGGACGAATAAGAATTTATGCCATTTTCGCGGAACATGGGTTGCATGCCTGTACGAGACGTCTAGGATTGCGAGGTACTCCGTAATGAAAAGACGACGTCCGACAACGACAGGAGGAAGACAATGCAACGCCCCAACGCCATCCACGCCGCCAGTGTTCTGGCCTTTGCCGTCACGACGTGGAGCGCCGCTTCGCACGCAGCCGACGCCACCGCAACTCCCCCCGCATCTCTCCTCGCTTCCGCGGCGCCCGTTACTTCGCAAACCATGCAGGTCGAGGGGCTGTCGCAACCCGCCGATATCCTGATCGATCGCAACGGCGTGCCGCACATCTTCGCCGCAAACGAGCGCGACGGCTTTTTCGTGCAGGGTTTCAATGCGGCGCGCGATCGTCTGTTTCAGATCGACCTCTGGCGACGCCGGGGGCTGGGCCAGTTGTCCGAAGTGTTCGGGCGCGCCTATGTGGCGCAGGACGACGCCGCGCGCCGCTTCGTCTATCGCGGCGACATGGCGACCGAATGGCGTCGATATGGCCCGGATGCCAAGCCGGCCGCCGAGGCGTTCGCCGCTGGCGTGAACGCCTACATCGACTGGCTCGCCCGGCATCCCGATCAGATGCCGTACGAATTCAAAAAGGTGGGCTACTGGCCCGCGAAGTGGTCTGCCGAGGACATCGTTCGCATTCGCAGCCACGGCCTGACCCGCAACCTGAAGAGCGAAGTCGCCCGCGCGAAAGTGGTTTGCAAGGCGTCGCTCGATGCAGACGGCGTGCGTGTCGGCCTCCAGCCCGCATGGAAGACGCAGGTGCCCGACGGGCTGGACCCGTGCCTGCCCGACGACTTGCTCAAGGTCTTCGACCTCGCCACGCAAGGCGTGAAGATCACGAAGGAATCGCTGCAGCACGCCAATGCCGACGTCGTGCAATTGGCGGAAAACGGCCCTTACGACGTTTCCACGGAATCGGCCGAAGGCAGCAACAACTGGGTCGTCTCGCCGCAGAAGTCGGCCACCGGCCGCCCCATCATGGCGAACGACCCGCACCGTGCCTTCGCCGCGCCGAGCCTGCGCTACATCGTGCAGGTCAGCACCCCGACCCTCAATCTCATCGGCGCGGGCGAGCCCGCGATCCCCGGCGTCGCCATCGGGCATAACGGCACCATCGCGTTCGGACTCACGATTTTCAATATCGACCAGGAGGATCTGTACGTCTACGACCTGAACCCGGCGAACCCCGATCAATACCGATACCGAGGGAAGTGGGTGCCGATGCGAACGGTGCACGAGACCATCGATGTGCGCGACGGTGCACCGGTGCAGACCGATCTCAAGTTCACGAAGCACGGTCCGGTGATCTATGTCGACGCGGCCCGGCATCATGCGTATGCCGTGCGTACCGCGTGGCTGGAGCCGGGCATGTCGCCCTACTTCGACGCCATGCGCTACATGCGCGCGAAGACTTTCGCCCAGTTCCAGACGGCGCTCGATACGTGGGGGGCGCCAACGGTCAACCAGGTCTATGCAGATACGTCGGGCAATATCGGCTGGGTCCCGAGCGGCATGGCCCCGATTCGTCCTAACTGGGACGGCCTGATGCCGGTGCCAGGAGACGGCCGCTACGAATGGGCGGGCTTCTGGCGACGCGATCAGCTGCCGTCGGCCTATAACCCGGCGAGCGGTTATTTCACGACATCCAACGAA harbors:
- a CDS encoding glycosyltransferase family 2 protein gives rise to the protein MSSSASSSTQFRAPLISLVVPCHNEAPALDAFYRAVAPVLDGVANARFEIICVNDGSTDDTLGALLALRREDPRIRVIDFTRNFGKEAALSAGIDEAVGDAVIPIDADLQDPPALIPVMIERWRDGAEVVLAKRTNRASDSVAKRVAAGLYYRVHNRLSEVKLPENVGDFRLMDRRVVNAIRRLPERRRFMKGLFAWVGFRTQIVEYVREPRSAGESKFSGWRLWNFALEGITSFSTVPLRCWTYIGVSLALLSLAYGSYIALRTIIHGVDVPGYASLLVGVLFLGGIQLVGIGVIGEYVGRIYYESKGRPLYLVRWRYQTGVKISHLPSRAGMRVQPRPVTRADMSSNDGAGKSSAARSARPPRSRSNGCLPDARPFVRRLS
- a CDS encoding penicillin acylase family protein, which codes for MQRPNAIHAASVLAFAVTTWSAASHAADATATPPASLLASAAPVTSQTMQVEGLSQPADILIDRNGVPHIFAANERDGFFVQGFNAARDRLFQIDLWRRRGLGQLSEVFGRAYVAQDDAARRFVYRGDMATEWRRYGPDAKPAAEAFAAGVNAYIDWLARHPDQMPYEFKKVGYWPAKWSAEDIVRIRSHGLTRNLKSEVARAKVVCKASLDADGVRVGLQPAWKTQVPDGLDPCLPDDLLKVFDLATQGVKITKESLQHANADVVQLAENGPYDVSTESAEGSNNWVVSPQKSATGRPIMANDPHRAFAAPSLRYIVQVSTPTLNLIGAGEPAIPGVAIGHNGTIAFGLTIFNIDQEDLYVYDLNPANPDQYRYRGKWVPMRTVHETIDVRDGAPVQTDLKFTKHGPVIYVDAARHHAYAVRTAWLEPGMSPYFDAMRYMRAKTFAQFQTALDTWGAPTVNQVYADTSGNIGWVPSGMAPIRPNWDGLMPVPGDGRYEWAGFWRRDQLPSAYNPASGYFTTSNEMNMPAGYPYAQRKLGFEWTNGSRHARIDEVLKAKDKVSLEDSERLQNDIVSIPARRLVALLAPLSSDDPQTSAALTLLKGWDAHMGADSAQAALEEVWFSRHLGRAYKNAVLPKSAADTFGAPDPAAMLDALEQPAARFGANANAKRDAVLLTSLGEAWGEMMRLQGTDPGTWQWGKLHTNLNAHPLADAVDAEMRAKLNVGPLAKGGSPFTPNQSTYRVSDFRQTNGPSFRIVVDVGNWDNTRAMNLPGESGNPDSPHYRDLAQKWLDGEYFKLPYSREAVEAATESRLHLVPATAR